TGCTATTCTTTTTGCAAACCGCTTTTTTTGTCATTCTGGGCTACATGAAATTTACAGAGAAGACCTACATCCTGCTCTTTTGGGGGTATATGATCCTGACGTTTACAGGCTTCAGCTACTGGACGATATTTGAGATGGGCTTGCCGCTTTAACGCATATATATAGAAATGAACGGATATGGCTTCTTGACTTAAGGAAGCATTTCCGTTTTTTTGTTTGCAGAATTGTAGTTCCGGGACGTTCAAAACAGGGTATGATATTTTAACAGGCCGAAACATATAAATAGTACATACCTGTCTAACTCTGTTCAAGGTGGTGGTGCAAGTGGTATCCCGTAATACTGTTCGCCGGTTATTCGCAGCAATGGTCGTCCTCACCTGCATCGCTATGCCGCCGGCTTCTCCGGTCTATCTGTCCGCCGGTTCCGGCTTCACTTCTGGAGTCAGCGCTTCGCCGCCCTCCATGCCAGACAATGAAGAGACCCGCAAACTGCTGGAGCAGACGTTGTCCTCCGCAGAGATTGAACGCGAGATTGCCCGGATTACCGCAGAACAACAGACGCTGGAGCGCAAAGCCGCTGTGCTCGAGCAGGAGGCTGACGCCAAGCAGAGTAGTATCACGGATCAGCAGGAACGGGCGGGCGCCGTTGTTCGGGCCTATTATATGGGAGAACGGGATGGACTTCTTACAGCATTCCTCTCCGCCAAAAGTATCAGCAGACTGTTCGCACTATTCGATTATTATGAGATTATTATGGGGCAGGACCGGAGAACGCTTACGGAGTATGAATCGCAGTATAAGGATTTGAAAAGCACGCTCACGGCCGCCCGGCGCAGCAGTCAGGAGCTGGCAGAGCTCAAAACAGCGCTTGAAGAGCAGCGGAAGCGTGTACTTGCCTTGAATAAAGAAATTGAAGGCGGGATTAAGGCTAGTACAGATCCTGAGAGCATGGAACGGCTGCTGGAGGAGTTCAGCAAATATTGGGAGAATATCGGACTGCATGAGGTGCAAAAGTATTTCAAAGCGCTGGCTTCAGCCATGAAGCATCTGCCGGAGTTCGTCCAGAACCGGGACGGCGTGCTGGTGCGCAAGGGGATGACCTATAATCTGGCGCTTTCGGAAAAGGATCTGAATGAGTTCCTGGTTTCCCAGAACCCGCTGTTCCAGGATTTCCGGTTTGCGTTCAAGGA
This genomic interval from Paenibacillus sp. FSL H8-0332 contains the following:
- a CDS encoding DUF2626 family protein, with the translated sequence MDRMFRVLGFFTLVIGLMAFAGNLTEMALLFFLQTAFFVILGYMKFTEKTYILLFWGYMILTFTGFSYWTIFEMGLPL